From the genome of Clostridium sp. BNL1100, one region includes:
- a CDS encoding M23 family metallopeptidase: MARTKFFKIIMCFGLIVCILAGSTAILLRDNTGQVLSVSNEGYIKWVEYNVPYEAMEKALSMDVKSHEKPVQLHWVEMLAYIATKYGGNFKKYKAKDLDELADKLNKGQTMEQLTANMKHYNYFYQAYDAILGNFVGEYDIQVKDPNNSEKTIWQKKYGLKVFSPIARGYSFSHYDDFGSSRSFGFSRKHLGNDLMGSIGTPIMAVESGIVEVMGWNMYGGWRIGIRSFDQKRYYYYAHLRKDRPFHADLYEGKIVKAGDVIGYLGMTGYSTRENVNNITTPHLHFGMQLIFDESQKESNNEIWIDVYNIVNLLQKNRSAVTKDEETRDFYRTYDIIEPNMNYHF, from the coding sequence TTGGCTAGAACCAAGTTCTTTAAAATAATAATGTGTTTCGGTTTAATAGTTTGTATCCTTGCCGGGTCGACTGCAATATTACTGAGGGATAACACAGGTCAGGTGTTATCGGTGAGTAACGAGGGCTATATAAAATGGGTGGAATACAATGTTCCTTATGAAGCGATGGAGAAGGCACTAAGCATGGATGTAAAGTCCCATGAAAAACCTGTACAGCTTCACTGGGTCGAAATGCTGGCATATATTGCTACCAAATATGGTGGGAACTTTAAAAAATATAAAGCGAAAGATTTGGATGAACTTGCAGACAAACTGAATAAGGGGCAAACAATGGAACAACTCACTGCAAATATGAAGCATTACAACTATTTTTATCAGGCTTATGATGCTATCCTTGGTAACTTTGTAGGTGAATATGACATTCAGGTAAAAGACCCTAATAACAGTGAAAAAACAATTTGGCAGAAGAAGTACGGTTTAAAGGTCTTTTCCCCTATTGCCAGAGGTTACAGCTTTAGTCATTACGACGATTTTGGCAGTAGCCGTTCTTTTGGCTTTTCCAGAAAGCACTTGGGCAACGACCTCATGGGTTCTATAGGAACTCCTATTATGGCGGTGGAATCCGGTATTGTAGAGGTAATGGGCTGGAATATGTACGGGGGCTGGAGAATTGGCATCCGCAGCTTTGACCAGAAAAGATACTATTACTATGCGCATTTGAGAAAAGACAGGCCATTTCATGCAGACCTCTATGAAGGAAAGATTGTGAAGGCCGGAGATGTTATAGGATATCTTGGAATGACCGGCTATAGCACACGTGAAAATGTTAACAACATTACCACACCTCATCTACATTTTGGTATGCAGCTTATTTTTGATGAATCTCAAAAAGAAAGCAATAATGAAATCTGGATTGATGTATACAATATTGTAAACCTTCTTCAAAAGAATCGTTCAGCCGTTACAAAGGACGAAGAAACCCGTGATTTCTACCGTACTTATGATATTATCGAGCCGAATATGAACTACCACTTCTAA
- a CDS encoding polysaccharide deacetylase family protein, translating into MYELFNKKLIKYILLVFAVILILILPLALILSATTNVFDDALESLGKENGIRVPIVMYHGTIPKSKDLGKFVITPTELESDIKYLKDSGYTSITMNDLINYVYNDGELPSKPVMLTFDDGYYNNYIYATPILKNYEMKAVISVVGEFTEASTKIPENNVQYSYVTWEQIKNMNDSGIYEVQNHTYNLHSYGKKRMGAKKNRGESIEAYKTLLYSDVGLLQQKLKESAGIEPNTFTYPFGYISNDSIPILKEMGFKATLSCAEGINIINRNKKDILYGLKRKNRPHGVSTESFFKKFCP; encoded by the coding sequence ATGTATGAATTGTTTAATAAAAAATTAATTAAATATATTCTACTTGTTTTTGCAGTAATTTTAATTCTGATACTGCCTTTGGCCCTTATCCTGTCTGCTACAACCAACGTTTTTGATGATGCACTTGAAAGCTTGGGAAAAGAAAATGGAATCAGAGTACCCATAGTAATGTACCACGGGACAATTCCAAAATCCAAGGACTTGGGCAAATTTGTGATTACTCCTACAGAACTGGAAAGCGATATTAAATATCTTAAAGACAGTGGGTATACTTCAATTACAATGAATGACCTTATAAACTATGTATATAATGACGGAGAACTTCCATCTAAGCCTGTTATGCTGACCTTTGATGACGGATATTATAATAATTATATATATGCAACGCCAATTCTTAAAAACTATGAAATGAAAGCCGTTATATCCGTTGTAGGAGAGTTTACCGAAGCATCCACCAAAATACCGGAAAACAATGTGCAGTATTCCTATGTAACATGGGAACAAATTAAAAATATGAATGATTCAGGAATTTATGAGGTACAAAACCATACATATAATCTCCACAGCTACGGCAAAAAGAGAATGGGGGCTAAAAAAAACAGGGGTGAATCTATTGAAGCCTACAAAACCCTTTTATATTCAGACGTTGGGCTTCTTCAGCAAAAACTGAAGGAATCTGCAGGTATTGAGCCAAATACATTTACATATCCATTTGGCTATATCAGCAATGATTCAATTCCTATTTTAAAAGAAATGGGTTTTAAGGCAACTTTGTCTTGTGCTGAAGGTATTAATATCATTAACAGGAATAAAAAAGATATTCTTTACGGCTTAAAGAGAAAAAACCGCCCCCACGGAGTTTCTACAGAAAGTTTCTTTAAAAAATTCTGCCCCTAG